A genomic stretch from Antarcticibacterium flavum includes:
- a CDS encoding efflux RND transporter permease subunit yields MFNKFIKYFLYNRLVTILLLIFMIGWGLVTAPFNWDLGFLPNDPVPVDAIPDIGENQQIVFADWPGRSPQDIEDQITYPLTSTLLGISGVKSIRSTSMFGFSIIYIIFEEDVEFYWSRTRVLEKLNSLPPDLVPQGVQPALGPDATGLGQVYWYTLEGRDPEGNVTGGWDLNELRTIQDYYVKLGLSGTSGVSEVASVGGFIQEYQIDVNPDALKAYNIGIDQVMMAVQKSNRDIGAKTLEINKVEYLVRGLGYIKSIEDIENSVVKAVDNTPVLIKDLGVVTLGPAERRGILDKGGAEVVGGVVVARYGSNPLQVIENTKEKIREISPGLPQKTLADGTVSKLTIVPFYDRTGLINETLGTLEAALSDEILISIIVIIVLVLNLRASLIISSLLPIGVLITFIAMRYFGVDANVVALSGIAIAIGVMVDVGIVFVENNIRHLEMKKNAGVKDGKLLSVIYKATVEVAPAVTTALATTVVSFLPVFFMENAEGKLFRPLAFTKTFALAAAFLVGIMVLPMLSYFAFNIKLQKARMVRIWNIILIVAGLFCAFYFSFWLPLALVVIGILRLLEDRNPQFLGKYSTQITLFIILAVTLFFLTEEWVPLGHQNSLFSNYLFVIILLAVTLLMLMGIVRFYRPILNWCLENKGTFLLVPVVTILFGIIIWLGFPKIFGPVANGFEKIGWNIRATSGWSAMAHTFPGVGKEFMPSLNEGSFLLMPTSMPHAGIEASKETLQRLDIAITAIPEVEVAVGKLGRIESALDPAPISMYENVINYKSEYLLSEDGDPMAFKVDRNNRFILKSGDTLSNEDAINRGVIKKDLIPDEDGKYYRNWREHIKSPDDIWNEIVSHSDLPGVTSAPKLQPIETRLVMLQTGMRAPMGIKVYGPDLQTIQDFGIELEGLLKQVPSVKAEAVFADRTVGKPYLEIDIDRNATARYGLSIEDVQQTLETAVGGMEITRTVEGRERYPVRVRYPRELRDDPSGIERILVPTPGGAQIPLGELAEITYTRGPQMIKSEETFLVGYVLFDKRADYAEVNVVNDAQAFIQEKIDSGELTVPSGVSYKFSGNYENQVRAVKRLAIVIPISLIIIFLLLYFQFKTVIASTIHFSGVFVAFAGGFIMIWLYGQPWFMDFAVSGMNMRDLFQMGSINLSVAVWVGFIALFGIATDDGVLMGTYIHQVFEKRNPQTVPAVRSAVMEAGLKRVRPAMMTTAVTIIALFPVLTSTGKGADIMVPMAIPIVGGMVIQIMTIFVVPVLQAYWRESVVKKYPDSGVPDEINEY; encoded by the coding sequence ATGTTCAACAAATTCATAAAATATTTTCTTTACAACAGGCTTGTTACCATTCTATTGCTTATCTTCATGATTGGCTGGGGGCTTGTAACAGCTCCATTTAACTGGGACCTTGGTTTTCTTCCCAATGATCCAGTGCCGGTCGATGCTATCCCCGATATTGGTGAAAATCAGCAAATCGTTTTTGCTGATTGGCCCGGCCGGTCGCCTCAGGATATTGAGGACCAGATCACCTATCCTTTAACTTCTACTTTGCTCGGGATTTCTGGTGTCAAGTCCATTAGGAGTACCTCCATGTTTGGTTTTTCCATAATTTATATAATTTTTGAAGAAGACGTGGAATTTTACTGGTCCCGTACAAGGGTACTGGAAAAACTAAATTCTCTTCCACCTGATCTGGTTCCGCAAGGTGTACAACCGGCATTAGGGCCCGATGCCACAGGGTTAGGGCAGGTTTACTGGTATACCCTCGAAGGACGTGATCCTGAAGGTAATGTCACCGGTGGCTGGGATTTAAATGAACTTCGTACTATTCAGGATTACTATGTGAAGCTAGGTTTAAGCGGAACATCAGGGGTTTCCGAAGTAGCTTCGGTTGGGGGTTTTATTCAGGAATATCAAATAGATGTAAATCCCGATGCCTTAAAAGCTTACAATATTGGAATAGACCAGGTAATGATGGCGGTGCAGAAATCTAACCGCGATATTGGTGCAAAAACCCTTGAAATTAATAAGGTAGAATACCTGGTTCGCGGCCTTGGTTATATTAAATCTATAGAAGACATTGAGAATTCTGTGGTAAAAGCGGTAGATAACACCCCTGTTCTTATTAAAGATCTTGGGGTAGTTACTCTGGGACCTGCCGAACGCCGTGGAATTTTGGATAAGGGCGGTGCCGAAGTTGTTGGAGGGGTAGTTGTGGCCCGTTATGGCTCCAATCCTTTGCAGGTAATAGAAAACACTAAGGAAAAGATAAGGGAAATCTCACCAGGCCTTCCACAAAAAACTCTGGCGGATGGAACTGTAAGTAAACTTACCATAGTTCCTTTTTACGATAGAACCGGACTTATTAATGAAACCCTGGGAACCCTGGAAGCAGCGTTGTCTGATGAAATTCTCATTAGTATTATTGTAATAATTGTTTTGGTACTTAATCTTAGAGCTTCTCTTATTATTTCAAGCTTGCTACCCATTGGAGTATTAATAACTTTTATTGCCATGCGCTACTTTGGGGTAGATGCGAATGTAGTGGCGCTATCAGGAATTGCAATTGCTATTGGAGTAATGGTAGATGTTGGGATTGTATTTGTTGAAAACAATATTCGGCATTTGGAAATGAAGAAGAACGCCGGGGTAAAGGATGGGAAGTTACTTTCAGTTATTTACAAAGCAACAGTAGAAGTTGCTCCTGCGGTAACTACTGCTTTGGCGACCACTGTTGTAAGTTTTCTTCCTGTTTTCTTTATGGAAAATGCTGAAGGAAAATTATTCCGGCCGCTGGCTTTTACCAAAACTTTTGCCCTTGCAGCAGCATTTCTGGTAGGAATTATGGTCCTCCCCATGCTCTCTTATTTTGCATTTAATATTAAGTTGCAAAAAGCGAGGATGGTAAGGATATGGAACATTATCCTGATAGTAGCAGGATTGTTCTGCGCATTTTACTTTAGTTTCTGGTTGCCACTTGCTTTGGTAGTTATTGGGATTCTCCGACTTCTGGAAGACAGGAACCCTCAGTTCCTGGGGAAATATTCTACACAAATCACTCTTTTTATTATTCTGGCAGTTACCCTGTTTTTTCTAACTGAGGAATGGGTTCCGCTTGGACATCAAAACTCCTTGTTTTCGAACTATCTCTTTGTGATCATTTTACTGGCAGTGACGCTGCTGATGCTTATGGGAATCGTCAGGTTTTACAGGCCAATTTTAAACTGGTGCCTGGAGAACAAAGGAACATTCCTGTTGGTTCCGGTAGTCACCATTCTCTTTGGTATTATTATTTGGCTTGGATTTCCGAAGATCTTTGGTCCGGTAGCTAATGGGTTTGAAAAAATTGGCTGGAATATTCGCGCCACATCGGGATGGAGTGCAATGGCACATACTTTTCCGGGAGTAGGCAAAGAATTTATGCCTTCTTTAAATGAAGGAAGTTTTTTGCTGATGCCTACCTCTATGCCACACGCTGGAATTGAGGCTTCGAAAGAAACGCTACAAAGATTGGATATTGCGATAACAGCTATTCCTGAAGTAGAAGTAGCGGTTGGAAAATTGGGAAGAATAGAAAGTGCGCTCGATCCGGCCCCTATTTCTATGTATGAGAATGTTATTAATTATAAATCGGAATACCTACTTTCAGAAGATGGAGATCCAATGGCTTTTAAAGTTGACAGGAACAATCGTTTTATTTTAAAATCTGGTGACACCCTCTCAAATGAGGATGCTATAAACCGGGGAGTCATAAAAAAAGATCTTATTCCAGATGAGGATGGAAAATACTATCGTAATTGGCGGGAACACATAAAAAGTCCTGATGATATCTGGAACGAGATCGTTAGCCACTCAGACCTTCCGGGGGTTACTTCAGCGCCAAAGTTGCAGCCAATTGAAACCCGCCTCGTAATGCTCCAGACGGGAATGCGCGCTCCAATGGGTATCAAAGTTTATGGGCCTGATTTACAAACTATCCAGGATTTTGGAATTGAACTGGAAGGGCTCTTAAAGCAGGTTCCTTCGGTTAAAGCTGAAGCAGTGTTTGCGGACAGGACAGTGGGAAAACCATATTTGGAAATAGATATTGACAGGAATGCTACTGCTCGTTATGGCCTGAGTATTGAAGATGTACAGCAAACCCTGGAAACCGCTGTGGGCGGAATGGAGATTACCAGGACAGTAGAAGGCAGGGAACGTTACCCGGTAAGAGTGCGTTATCCCCGGGAGCTTAGGGATGACCCGTCAGGTATAGAAAGGATCCTGGTGCCAACTCCGGGTGGAGCACAAATCCCTTTAGGGGAACTGGCAGAAATTACCTACACCCGCGGCCCACAAATGATAAAAAGTGAAGAAACCTTTTTAGTAGGGTATGTACTTTTTGATAAACGTGCCGATTATGCTGAAGTTAACGTGGTAAATGATGCCCAGGCATTTATTCAGGAAAAGATAGATTCAGGAGAATTGACAGTGCCTTCCGGAGTGAGCTATAAATTTTCAGGTAATTATGAAAACCAGGTAAGGGCAGTGAAACGTCTGGCTATTGTTATTCCAATAAGTTTAATTATCATATTCCTGCTTCTGTACTTTCAGTTTAAAACCGTAATTGCATCTACCATACATTTCTCGGGAGTGTTTGTGGCCTTTGCAGGTGGATTTATTATGATATGGCTTTATGGGCAGCCATGGTTTATGGACTTTGCGGTCTCAGGGATGAATATGAGGGACCTGTTCCAAATGGGCTCCATCAATTTAAGTGTGGCCGTATGGGTAGGTTTTATTGCCCTCTTTGGGATTGCTACAGATGATGGCGTTCTTATGGGAACTTATATTCACCAGGTTTTTGAAAAGCGGAACCCGCAAACAGTTCCTGCAGTGCGAAGTGCAGTAATGGAAGCCGGGTTAAAAAGAGTTCGCCCTGCTATGATGACCACGGCAGTTACTATTATTGCCTTATTTCCGGTATTAACATCCACCGGTAAAGGGGCCGATATTATGGTGCCTATGGCAATTCCTATTGTAGGCGGAATGGTCATCCAGATTATGACAATTTTCGTGGTACCCGTGCTGCAGGCATACTGGAGGGAATCTGTGGTGAAGAAATATCCTGATTCAGGGGTGCCGGATGAAATTAACGAATATTAA
- a CDS encoding TolC family protein, with protein sequence MKEIKKYKIVILLTLFLGIYSNQAKAQTLDDYLQIAVENNPKVKAAYAEFEAALQRSAQASGLLDPTLTMGAFGNMETLMGTETANFQLMQMFPWFGTLGKKEDAANLMAEAKFQQYLNARNEVLFEVKSAYAEIYEVGKTIEFQEENLGILNSYRELTLSAFRSGNSSMVNVVRIDIERDGASTEIELLKDQLRPLKAEFNLMLNRAPNEVVEIKDTLIIAENEALVDGEIFFDEHPTVQLYEKQQESYQIQEEVAKKEGLPMLGVGLEYTILSKSPMAMSGMNGRDMLMPMVSVSLPIFRKKYKAMEKEAEFMARAMEQEQQMQKNQLRSEYEMTLFELKRAQRLIQLYDRQIESSRQANKLLVSGFSNNTEDFEEVLRMNQDILMLKTQQLQALKNGLTALAKMEYLFSKTE encoded by the coding sequence ATGAAAGAAATAAAAAAATATAAAATAGTCATTTTGCTGACGCTTTTCCTCGGAATTTACAGTAATCAGGCCAAGGCACAAACCCTGGACGATTACTTGCAGATAGCTGTGGAAAACAATCCGAAGGTAAAAGCTGCTTATGCAGAATTTGAAGCCGCCTTGCAAAGATCGGCACAGGCCTCGGGTTTGCTTGATCCCACTTTAACAATGGGTGCTTTTGGTAATATGGAAACATTAATGGGTACTGAAACTGCAAATTTCCAGCTAATGCAAATGTTTCCCTGGTTCGGGACCCTGGGCAAAAAGGAAGATGCAGCCAATTTAATGGCCGAAGCTAAATTTCAGCAGTATTTAAATGCGAGAAATGAGGTGCTGTTTGAGGTAAAATCGGCTTATGCGGAGATATACGAAGTCGGTAAAACCATTGAATTCCAGGAAGAAAACCTGGGAATTCTCAATTCTTACCGAGAATTGACCCTTAGTGCTTTCCGCAGTGGAAATTCATCAATGGTCAACGTGGTAAGGATTGATATTGAACGCGACGGGGCATCTACCGAAATTGAGTTGCTTAAAGACCAATTACGGCCACTAAAAGCAGAGTTTAATTTGATGCTTAACCGGGCGCCTAATGAAGTTGTTGAAATTAAGGACACTTTGATCATTGCTGAAAATGAAGCATTGGTGGATGGGGAAATCTTTTTTGATGAACATCCCACAGTTCAGCTATATGAAAAACAACAGGAATCTTACCAAATCCAGGAAGAAGTGGCAAAAAAAGAAGGCTTGCCCATGCTCGGGGTGGGCTTGGAGTATACCATCCTGTCAAAAAGCCCTATGGCAATGTCCGGCATGAATGGCCGGGATATGCTAATGCCCATGGTTTCAGTGAGCTTGCCCATTTTCAGAAAAAAATATAAAGCTATGGAAAAAGAAGCCGAATTTATGGCCAGGGCGATGGAGCAGGAACAGCAAATGCAAAAAAATCAATTGCGATCTGAATATGAAATGACGCTTTTTGAGCTTAAAAGAGCCCAAAGATTGATCCAATTGTACGACAGGCAAATAGAAAGTTCCCGGCAGGCGAATAAACTTTTGGTTTCTGGATTCTCAAATAACACCGAGGATTTTGAGGAGGTGTTACGGATGAATCAGGATATTTTAATGCTGAAAACCCAACAACTGCAAGCGCTGAAAAATGGATTAACAGCACTGGCAAAAATGGAATATTTATTTTCAAAAACTGAGTAA
- a CDS encoding efflux RND transporter periplasmic adaptor subunit, with the protein MNAKRKNIVKIAVILLVGLLLGWLIFGGGNATNEVSHDHTEDSAEQIWTCSMHPQIRQNEPGDCPICGMDLIPLATTGAGGDMASYQMSENAMKLANVQTMIVGKGDATREVRLNGKVQIDERNSYSQSTHIPGRIERLSINFTGERVQRGQTLATVYSPEMVTAQEELLQAASIRESQPELFEAAKQKLRNWRIGESQVNQIISSGRTLQNFPITADVSGIVTEKLVDLGDYVERGMPIYEISDLSKVWVLFDLYEGQIAVVNEGDKVEFTINSFPGETFEGTITFVDPLLDSQSRVSTARVEVENKNGRLKPGMFASGIVKNSLGKADVQALVIPKSAVLWTGKRSIVYVKNNVEGGGGFQLREVTLGPSLGDSYVVQEGLEPGEEIVSSGAFTVDAAVQLSGRPSMMNPAAVEEKQNSNNTLTVSISNAAKKELMQVTSAYLDLKEALVKDDMARAKERARALGDVVKNVDPSVLDQDGKIVWDSYKEELATAAKNISTGKDIAGMRRGFISLSKTMIGLVKTFQLNSETLYVLHCPMANDDQGANWLSRSPEIENPFFGASMLRCGEVTQTLE; encoded by the coding sequence ATGAATGCAAAAAGGAAAAATATAGTAAAAATAGCAGTGATCCTTTTAGTAGGGCTCCTGCTGGGGTGGCTCATCTTTGGGGGTGGCAACGCTACAAATGAAGTATCTCACGACCATACCGAAGATTCCGCAGAACAAATTTGGACCTGCTCCATGCACCCACAAATTCGGCAGAATGAACCCGGTGATTGTCCCATTTGTGGGATGGATCTTATTCCGCTTGCAACAACCGGAGCAGGTGGGGATATGGCAAGCTACCAAATGAGCGAAAATGCCATGAAATTGGCCAATGTACAAACAATGATTGTAGGAAAAGGGGATGCTACCCGTGAGGTGCGACTTAACGGTAAAGTACAGATAGATGAGAGAAATTCGTATTCTCAGTCTACCCATATCCCTGGAAGAATAGAACGACTTTCTATAAATTTTACGGGAGAAAGAGTACAGCGGGGGCAAACTTTGGCCACTGTTTATTCCCCGGAAATGGTTACTGCCCAGGAGGAGTTATTGCAGGCCGCCAGCATAAGGGAAAGTCAGCCGGAGTTATTTGAAGCAGCCAAACAAAAACTGAGAAACTGGCGTATTGGTGAAAGCCAGGTCAATCAAATTATAAGCAGCGGCAGGACACTTCAAAATTTTCCTATTACTGCTGATGTGAGTGGAATTGTGACCGAAAAGCTGGTAGATCTGGGGGATTATGTTGAACGCGGAATGCCAATATATGAAATTTCTGATCTGTCAAAAGTATGGGTGTTATTTGATCTTTATGAAGGGCAGATTGCAGTAGTAAATGAAGGAGATAAGGTAGAGTTTACCATAAATTCTTTTCCGGGTGAAACTTTTGAAGGCACCATTACCTTCGTAGATCCTTTACTTGATTCCCAATCCCGCGTGTCAACTGCCCGTGTAGAGGTAGAGAATAAAAATGGCAGGCTTAAACCGGGAATGTTTGCTTCGGGAATTGTGAAAAACAGTTTAGGAAAGGCAGATGTACAGGCACTGGTAATACCAAAATCTGCCGTATTATGGACCGGGAAACGATCTATTGTATATGTTAAAAATAATGTGGAAGGTGGAGGAGGTTTTCAACTTCGTGAAGTAACTTTAGGACCTTCCCTCGGTGACTCTTATGTGGTTCAGGAAGGATTAGAGCCTGGGGAGGAAATTGTCTCCAGCGGTGCCTTCACGGTAGATGCCGCAGTTCAATTATCTGGCAGGCCAAGTATGATGAATCCCGCTGCGGTAGAAGAAAAACAAAACAGCAATAATACACTTACAGTTTCAATTTCAAACGCTGCAAAGAAGGAATTAATGCAAGTTACATCGGCATATTTGGATTTAAAGGAAGCTTTAGTCAAAGATGATATGGCAAGAGCGAAAGAGAGGGCCAGGGCATTGGGAGATGTTGTTAAAAATGTCGATCCTTCCGTTTTAGACCAGGATGGTAAAATCGTCTGGGATAGTTACAAAGAAGAACTGGCTACAGCCGCAAAAAACATTTCTACCGGGAAAGATATTGCGGGAATGCGTAGGGGGTTTATTAGTCTATCTAAAACCATGATAGGATTGGTCAAAACATTTCAGTTAAATAGTGAAACTTTATATGTTTTGCATTGCCCAATGGCCAATGATGACCAGGGTGCAAATTGGTTAAGCAGGTCCCCGGAAATTGAAAACCCATTTTTTGGAGCCTCTATGTTGCGTTGTGGGGAAGTCACTCAAACCTTAGAATAG
- a CDS encoding multicopper oxidase domain-containing protein, with protein MKRIYALIGILGITWGVFPQQQQQQQSVEGNVDNLPVREYHITIDQEEVNIGGKKKMGMTINGSIPGPTLRFTEGEYAVIHVTNEMDVETSVHWHGLLLPNFFDGVPYLTTPPIEPGETFTYEFALKQAGTYWYHSHTALQEQDGVYGSFVIEDPEEDLEYDSELVLVLADWTFEKPKDVLRTLKRGLEWYGIKKNTVAPLNRVIARGALGAQLNFWKQRMEGMDISDVYYPAFITNGATTREYPDFEPGERVRLRIINAAASTQFWLTFGGEDDPMLVAADGLDVVPVQKNKTFIAVAETYDFIVTIPQSGKFEVRGTAQDGTGQTSTFLGRGEEIAAPDDIPKPDLIGMMKEMAAMDMRMGAPAMKFNPDKETPYETAEKYGMQMEGMDHGAMDKKMMEHGENGHQMPQQDTIPAGEMDHSKMNHQEMAGSKMNKKEGDGMPMEGMDSQEDMKDEGMFAEFNYDYLKAPESTDFSDDKPVKEILLNLTGNMQRYIWSLNGVPLSEGDKIKIKQGEVTRITLNNLTMMHHPMHLHGHFFRVINEHGEYSPLKHTVNVAPMQKVVIEFDANEYADWFFHCHILYHLDSGMARIFSYDTPRDERLKDHPLKILTNASNHFFTWGMVDVASHMTEFNLISSNIRNQFTLRGEYGWNQNLEAELTYERYLNDWFRVFGGVNVENEGANSMDEIVTTAIAGIRYFTPYMFNLDVRMDNQLRPQISLSREILLFRRIAVFAEYEYQADFGWVNELPEGENFEKEETITVGAEYFLSKNFSIMGSYDNRFGAGGGLSVRF; from the coding sequence ATGAAAAGGATTTATGCTTTAATAGGAATACTTGGAATCACCTGGGGTGTGTTTCCTCAACAGCAACAACAGCAACAATCTGTAGAAGGGAATGTTGATAATTTGCCGGTAAGGGAATATCACATCACCATAGATCAGGAGGAAGTAAACATAGGCGGAAAGAAGAAAATGGGGATGACCATTAATGGGAGTATTCCCGGTCCTACCCTGCGGTTTACCGAGGGAGAATATGCTGTAATCCACGTTACAAATGAAATGGATGTTGAAACCTCAGTTCACTGGCACGGCCTGCTGCTTCCCAATTTCTTTGATGGAGTTCCCTACCTAACAACTCCTCCAATAGAACCGGGAGAGACTTTTACTTATGAATTTGCTTTAAAACAGGCAGGAACCTATTGGTATCATTCTCACACCGCATTACAGGAACAGGATGGAGTGTACGGTTCATTTGTTATTGAAGATCCTGAAGAGGATCTTGAATATGATTCAGAACTTGTCCTGGTCCTGGCGGACTGGACATTTGAAAAACCAAAGGATGTTTTAAGAACTTTAAAGAGAGGTCTTGAGTGGTATGGGATCAAAAAAAATACTGTTGCTCCACTTAATCGGGTGATAGCACGCGGAGCATTAGGGGCTCAGCTTAATTTTTGGAAGCAACGCATGGAAGGAATGGATATCTCTGATGTGTATTATCCTGCTTTCATTACCAACGGCGCCACGACCCGGGAGTATCCCGATTTTGAACCGGGAGAAAGGGTAAGACTAAGAATTATTAATGCAGCGGCCTCAACACAATTTTGGCTGACATTTGGAGGGGAAGATGATCCAATGCTTGTAGCTGCAGACGGGCTTGATGTAGTGCCGGTACAAAAAAATAAGACCTTCATCGCCGTAGCTGAAACCTATGACTTTATTGTTACCATTCCCCAGAGCGGAAAATTTGAAGTGCGGGGAACTGCACAGGATGGAACCGGCCAAACCTCAACCTTCCTGGGTCGTGGTGAAGAAATCGCCGCCCCCGATGATATTCCAAAACCGGACCTTATTGGAATGATGAAAGAAATGGCAGCTATGGATATGCGAATGGGAGCCCCTGCAATGAAGTTTAACCCTGATAAAGAAACTCCTTATGAAACGGCAGAAAAATATGGGATGCAAATGGAGGGAATGGATCACGGTGCCATGGATAAGAAAATGATGGAACATGGGGAAAATGGGCACCAAATGCCCCAACAGGATACAATTCCCGCCGGGGAAATGGATCATTCGAAAATGAACCACCAGGAAATGGCAGGATCTAAAATGAATAAAAAAGAAGGTGATGGAATGCCCATGGAGGGAATGGATTCTCAGGAGGATATGAAGGATGAAGGTATGTTTGCCGAATTTAATTATGACTACCTCAAGGCTCCTGAGTCGACCGATTTCTCTGATGATAAGCCTGTTAAAGAAATCCTCCTGAATTTGACCGGAAATATGCAACGTTATATATGGAGTTTAAACGGTGTTCCCTTGTCTGAAGGTGATAAAATAAAAATAAAGCAGGGAGAGGTAACCCGTATAACGCTGAATAACCTTACCATGATGCACCACCCCATGCATTTACACGGGCACTTTTTCAGGGTTATAAACGAACACGGGGAATATTCCCCATTAAAACATACAGTGAATGTTGCACCTATGCAAAAGGTGGTGATAGAATTTGATGCCAATGAATATGCCGACTGGTTCTTTCATTGCCATATTTTGTACCATTTAGATTCCGGTATGGCGCGTATTTTTAGTTACGATACACCAAGGGATGAACGTCTAAAAGATCATCCCCTAAAGATCCTCACCAATGCGAGCAATCACTTTTTTACCTGGGGAATGGTAGATGTTGCTTCCCATATGACGGAGTTTAACCTTATTTCATCGAACATCCGGAATCAATTCACCTTAAGGGGAGAATATGGCTGGAACCAAAACCTGGAGGCAGAATTAACGTATGAACGCTATTTAAACGACTGGTTTAGGGTTTTTGGAGGGGTAAATGTAGAAAACGAAGGTGCCAATAGCATGGATGAGATTGTTACGACGGCCATAGCGGGGATTCGCTATTTTACACCCTATATGTTTAATCTGGATGTTCGCATGGATAACCAACTGCGGCCGCAAATAAGTCTTAGCAGGGAAATACTGCTCTTTCGCAGGATAGCTGTTTTTGCAGAATATGAATATCAGGCCGACTTTGGATGGGTAAACGAACTTCCGGAAGGGGAAAATTTCGAAAAGGAAGAAACTATAACCGTGGGTGCCGAATATTTTCTGTCAAAAAACTTTTCCATTATGGGCAGTTATGACAACCGTTTTGGAGCTGGTGGGGGCTTGAGTGTGAGGTTTTAA
- a CDS encoding DUF3347 domain-containing protein, translated as MRNLRVNLGIAILTFATLTTISCRDTNEGGDMDHSEMNHENMNEGSEMMDGENMMEGSGMMEGESENSQTGRIVNDYLQLKDALVADNVEEAAKAGGSLVAAFDGFNMSEYNETQKQELTEIIEDAKEHAEHITMSDIAHQREHFDILSVDLADMLEITGSPKTLYQQFCPMYNDNKGAIWLSASEEIRNPYYGQKMLKCGEVQKEI; from the coding sequence ATGAGAAATCTAAGAGTAAATTTGGGAATTGCAATTTTGACGTTTGCAACATTAACGACAATATCCTGCAGGGATACCAATGAAGGAGGGGATATGGACCATTCTGAAATGAACCATGAAAATATGAACGAAGGTTCAGAAATGATGGACGGGGAAAACATGATGGAAGGTTCAGGCATGATGGAAGGTGAAAGTGAAAATTCACAGACAGGGCGTATTGTCAATGATTATTTGCAGTTAAAAGATGCGCTGGTAGCAGATAATGTTGAAGAGGCGGCAAAAGCCGGTGGAAGCCTGGTAGCAGCTTTTGATGGGTTTAATATGAGCGAATATAATGAGACTCAAAAACAAGAGTTGACCGAAATAATTGAAGATGCCAAAGAACATGCCGAGCATATTACGATGAGTGATATAGCGCATCAAAGGGAACATTTCGATATATTGAGCGTGGATCTTGCAGATATGTTGGAAATAACAGGAAGCCCTAAAACACTTTACCAACAGTTTTGCCCTATGTACAACGACAATAAAGGTGCAATATGGTTAAGTGCCAGTGAAGAAATAAGGAACCCTTACTATGGGCAAAAAATGCTAAAGTGTGGGGAGGTCCAGAAGGAAATTTAG
- a CDS encoding heme-binding domain-containing protein, with protein MKFLKIIGIILLVVFLGIQFIPKKLNQSDYVPKSDFTEVYEVPQNISKILKTSCYDCHSNNTNYPWYNKIQPVTWYLNDHIEEGKEELNLSEFGEYSSRRQRSKIRSMSSQVKDGEMPLSSYTLLHWDAKLSEKEKEEFIAWMDSLSADLR; from the coding sequence ATGAAATTTCTAAAGATCATCGGCATAATTTTACTGGTTGTCTTTTTGGGGATACAATTTATCCCCAAAAAGCTCAATCAAAGCGATTATGTACCTAAATCGGATTTTACAGAGGTTTATGAGGTGCCGCAAAACATAAGTAAGATCCTGAAAACCTCCTGTTATGACTGCCATAGCAATAATACCAATTATCCCTGGTACAATAAAATCCAGCCGGTTACCTGGTATTTGAACGATCATATTGAAGAAGGTAAAGAAGAATTAAATTTAAGTGAATTTGGGGAGTATTCTTCCCGACGCCAGCGCAGCAAAATACGCTCAATGAGCAGCCAGGTGAAAGATGGGGAAATGCCTCTTTCTTCCTATACATTATTGCATTGGGATGCAAAACTTTCAGAAAAAGAAAAAGAAGAATTCATAGCCTGGATGGACTCGTTGTCCGCGGATTTGAGATAA